GCGGAAAGTTCGTCTTCGCGCGTGTCGACCAATATGATCCGCAGCGGCACCAATGACAGTGCCATTGCCATTGCATCACCGACATGTCCCGCACCGAAGATATAGACATGCGGACGCCGGGCAATCTCAAGATCGACCTTCTCGATCAATGTCATGGCTACACCTCGATCCACTCGCTGGAAGTTGAGCGCAACACGCCCCCCACAGCACTGGCCGATTTCCGGACCGAGAGCGATGGTCATTTCCTGTGCGCCCAACCCGTTGTTCAACGCCCTGCGGGCATGGTCGATCGCCATATACTCAAGCTGCCCACCACCGATGGTACCGAAAATGCAATCAGCAGCAACAAGCATCCAGGCCCCGGCTTCGCGCGGCGTGGAGCCGTCAGCCTCTTTCACTTCGACCAGAACGGCCTGTTTCCGGCGGTTGAGAAAATCCCTGATATCGTCGCGGTTCGTCGGCATGGAATGATCACTTTCCCCTGTCCGCCGTTCTCAACCGTTCGATCGCCATCAGGACGCGCTCCGGCGTCGCTGGTGCGTCGAGACGGGGCGAGATGCGGTAGTCGGCAACGCTGGCAACGGCCATGGAGATGGCCTCAAGCACCGAGATCGCC
The Phyllobacterium zundukense DNA segment above includes these coding regions:
- the xdhC gene encoding xanthine dehydrogenase accessory protein XdhC, whose translation is MPTNRDDIRDFLNRRKQAVLVEVKEADGSTPREAGAWMLVAADCIFGTIGGGQLEYMAIDHARRALNNGLGAQEMTIALGPEIGQCCGGRVALNFQRVDRGVAMTLIEKVDLEIARRPHVYIFGAGHVGDAMAMALSLVPLRIILVDTREDELSATQVPGIETCLTAMPEAVVRDAPAGSAFVVLTHDHALDFLITAEALARDDASYVGMIGSKTKRATFRNWLTREVGRPEIFDRLVCPVGGTAVKDKRPTVIAALAAAEIMTSALNHRNPQTAVIRERKRVPA